A DNA window from Aureibaculum sp. 2308TA14-22 contains the following coding sequences:
- the nadD gene encoding nicotinate (nicotinamide) nucleotide adenylyltransferase has protein sequence MKVGLYFGTFNPIHIGHLAIANHMAEFSELDEVWFVITPHSPFKKKSTLLTDNHRYQLVQIATEDYPKLKPSTIEFDLPQPNYTINTLVHLAEKYPQHKFNLIMGEDNLASFHKWKNYEVILEDYNIYVYPRIYKDKKPETRFDNHPKIHIVDAPIMEISATFIRKAIADKKNIQPLLPCKVWKYVDEMNFYR, from the coding sequence ATGAAAGTCGGCTTGTATTTTGGGACTTTCAACCCTATTCATATTGGACATTTAGCCATTGCCAATCATATGGCAGAATTTTCAGAGCTAGACGAGGTTTGGTTTGTCATTACCCCACACTCCCCATTTAAAAAGAAATCTACTTTATTGACGGACAATCATCGATACCAGTTGGTACAAATTGCAACTGAAGACTATCCAAAACTAAAACCCTCTACCATTGAGTTTGATTTACCTCAACCCAACTATACTATAAACACACTTGTTCATTTAGCTGAAAAATATCCTCAACACAAGTTTAACTTGATTATGGGCGAGGACAATTTGGCCTCGTTCCATAAATGGAAAAATTATGAGGTTATTTTAGAAGATTACAATATCTACGTTTATCCTCGAATTTATAAAGACAAAAAACCAGAAACCCGATTTGACAACCATCCTAAAATCCATATCGTTGACGCCCCGATTATGGAAATTTCGGCTACGTTTATCCGAAAAGCCATTGCCGATAAAAAGAACATACAACCCTTATTACCTTGTAAAGTTTGGAAATATGTGGATGAAATGAATTTTTATAGATAG
- a CDS encoding M23 family metallopeptidase gives MAKQKVNKAKIKEKLTFKYRFVVLNEDTFEERFSFKLNRLNVLILSSLFSVLLVGSTIFLIAFTPLKEYVPGYSSTALKKKATDLVYKVDSLEQKLAVNDVYLQNIQQVLSGKVKDIAINRDSIEEQLRIEDVSLDNTISPVDSAFREEVEREDRFSVFEKATKKTDLVFFAPISGKITDVYNPEEKHYAIDIAVEKDSPVKAVADGTVIFTGFTAETGFVIILEHQKGFLSVYKHNSSLHKEQGDIVKSGEAIANAGSTGELSTGPHLHFELWNDGFPVNPVNFIDFE, from the coding sequence ATGGCTAAACAAAAAGTAAATAAGGCAAAAATCAAAGAAAAGCTAACGTTTAAATACCGCTTTGTGGTGTTAAACGAAGATACATTTGAAGAACGTTTTTCTTTTAAGCTCAATAGGCTTAACGTACTTATTTTAAGTTCTTTATTTTCTGTTTTGCTGGTAGGGTCAACTATTTTTTTAATTGCTTTTACGCCATTAAAAGAATATGTTCCTGGTTATTCATCTACAGCCTTAAAGAAAAAAGCAACCGATTTAGTTTACAAAGTAGACTCCCTGGAACAAAAATTAGCGGTTAACGACGTGTACCTGCAAAACATTCAACAAGTGCTTTCGGGCAAGGTAAAAGACATTGCCATAAATAGAGATTCCATTGAAGAACAGTTGCGTATTGAAGACGTAAGTTTAGACAATACCATTTCTCCCGTTGATTCTGCCTTTAGAGAAGAAGTGGAACGTGAAGATCGGTTTAGTGTTTTTGAAAAAGCTACTAAAAAAACGGATTTGGTTTTCTTTGCCCCTATCTCGGGCAAAATTACCGATGTATATAATCCTGAAGAAAAACATTATGCCATTGATATTGCCGTTGAAAAAGATTCTCCAGTAAAGGCTGTGGCCGACGGTACGGTTATTTTTACCGGGTTTACCGCAGAAACTGGATTTGTGATAATCTTAGAACATCAAAAAGGGTTTTTGTCGGTTTACAAACACAATTCCTCCTTACATAAAGAACAAGGGGATATTGTAAAATCCGGAGAAGCCATTGCCAATGCAGGTTCTACGGGCGAACTCTCTACCGGACCACATTTGCACTTTGAACTCTGGAACGATGGTTTTCCTGTAAATCCAGTAAATTTTATAGATTTTGAATGA
- a CDS encoding GH3 auxin-responsive promoter family protein: MKIKSILAKPIAKRIQKRIYKWANEPEKTQNKVFKKLIAHAKNTSFGKDHNFGNINSYQDFKQQVPVRDYEDLKPYIEQILQGKPDVLWQGKPLYFAKTSGTTSGAKYIPLTKESMPFHIKAARNALLMYIAETGNADFVNGKMIFLQGSPIIDEKNSIKTGRLSGIVAHYVPNYLQKNRMPSWETNCIEDWETKVDAIVEETLQEDMTLISGIPSWVQMYFEKLMAKTGKNISEIFPNFNLFVYGGVNYEPYRNKFEKMIGKKVDSIELFPASEGFFAYQDKQDEKGMLLLLKSGIFYEFIKADEFFDENPERITVADVELGVNYVILISTNAGLWAYNIGDTVQFTTLKPHRVIVSGRIKHFISAFGEHVIAKEVEQALQDATTGTDIAVNEFTVAPQTNPENGLPYHEWFIEFEKEPKDMLDFIAKVDSSMQQQNSYYYDLIVGNILQTLKVIKIKKGGFQNYMKSIGKLGGQNKIPRLSNDRKIANVLIKNKKP; the protein is encoded by the coding sequence ATGAAGATTAAATCTATTTTAGCGAAACCTATTGCTAAACGTATTCAAAAACGAATCTATAAATGGGCAAATGAACCCGAGAAAACACAAAACAAAGTCTTTAAAAAATTAATCGCTCATGCTAAAAATACTTCATTTGGCAAGGATCACAACTTTGGTAACATCAATTCGTACCAAGATTTTAAACAACAAGTTCCTGTTAGAGATTACGAGGATTTAAAACCTTACATTGAACAGATTTTGCAGGGTAAACCTGATGTACTTTGGCAGGGTAAACCTCTCTATTTTGCAAAAACTTCTGGAACTACTTCAGGTGCCAAATATATTCCACTTACTAAGGAATCCATGCCGTTTCATATTAAAGCAGCAAGGAATGCATTGTTAATGTACATTGCAGAAACAGGCAATGCCGACTTTGTAAATGGCAAAATGATATTTTTACAAGGAAGCCCCATTATTGATGAAAAAAATAGCATCAAAACTGGACGACTTTCGGGTATTGTGGCTCATTATGTGCCTAACTATTTACAAAAAAACAGAATGCCCAGCTGGGAAACCAATTGTATCGAAGATTGGGAGACCAAAGTGGATGCCATTGTTGAAGAAACCTTACAAGAAGATATGACGCTCATTAGTGGTATTCCTTCTTGGGTACAGATGTATTTTGAAAAATTGATGGCCAAAACCGGAAAAAATATCAGCGAGATTTTTCCTAATTTCAATTTATTCGTTTATGGCGGTGTTAATTATGAACCGTACCGGAATAAGTTTGAAAAAATGATCGGTAAAAAAGTGGATTCCATTGAACTGTTCCCCGCTTCTGAAGGGTTTTTTGCTTATCAAGACAAACAAGACGAAAAGGGAATGTTACTGCTCCTAAAGAGCGGCATTTTTTACGAATTTATTAAAGCGGATGAATTTTTTGATGAAAATCCCGAAAGGATTACCGTAGCCGATGTAGAATTAGGTGTAAATTACGTAATACTAATTTCTACCAATGCAGGGCTTTGGGCTTACAATATTGGCGATACCGTTCAATTTACTACCTTAAAACCACACAGAGTTATTGTTTCGGGCAGGATAAAACATTTTATTTCTGCTTTTGGTGAACACGTCATCGCAAAAGAAGTAGAACAGGCTTTACAAGACGCTACTACAGGAACGGATATAGCCGTAAATGAATTTACAGTAGCACCGCAAACTAATCCAGAAAACGGATTACCTTATCACGAATGGTTTATAGAGTTTGAAAAAGAACCAAAGGATATGCTTGATTTTATTGCAAAAGTAGATTCCAGTATGCAACAACAAAATTCTTATTACTATGATTTAATTGTAGGAAACATTTTGCAAACTTTAAAGGTTATTAAAATAAAAAAAGGTGGTTTTCAAAATTATATGAAATCTATTGGTAAATTAGGAGGGCAAAACAAAATACCTAGATTGTCCAACGATAGGAAAATTGCGAATGTTTTAATTAAAAATAAAAAACCTTGA
- a CDS encoding MOSC domain-containing protein: MKIVSVNIGKKKTIQWRNKTFETGIFKYPVQEAIFLDTENVKNDTIVNRKSHGGVEKAVYAYGENHYHYFKELHPNLDWQYGIFGENITFSNLEETEIHIGEIYQLGRAKIQVSKSRQPCFKLGIRFNDQSIVKQFWNSTKCGVYFKVLQSGNVTIGDELILLETANDNPTIAEAYHSKKP; the protein is encoded by the coding sequence TTGAAAATTGTATCTGTAAATATAGGCAAAAAAAAGACTATTCAATGGCGAAATAAAACTTTTGAAACCGGCATTTTTAAATACCCTGTGCAAGAAGCCATTTTTTTAGATACTGAAAATGTAAAGAACGATACTATTGTAAACAGAAAAAGCCATGGCGGTGTTGAAAAAGCCGTTTATGCCTATGGAGAGAACCACTACCATTATTTTAAAGAGCTACACCCCAATTTAGATTGGCAATATGGTATTTTTGGCGAAAACATAACATTCAGTAATTTAGAAGAAACTGAAATTCATATTGGTGAAATTTATCAACTAGGCCGAGCTAAAATACAAGTAAGCAAGTCAAGGCAACCCTGTTTTAAACTAGGTATTCGATTTAATGACCAATCCATTGTAAAACAGTTTTGGAATTCCACCAAATGCGGTGTTTATTTTAAAGTTCTCCAAAGTGGCAATGTAACTATTGGTGATGAATTGATTTTGCTAGAAACAGCCAACGATAATCCCACTATAGCTGAAGCATATCACAGTAAAAAACCTTAG